From a region of the Haloferax volcanii DS2 genome:
- a CDS encoding TVP38/TMEM64 family protein yields MTGRLFDSPAARNAALVRIGAVAVAFAAVAVGVAVFAPRLANPAWVRSAVESTGPFAPLVFVGIQTLQVILAPIPGQALAAVGGYLFGTVAGTAYSMVGVVAGSAIVFLLARRFGRPAVERLVTDDALARFDGFADRRGTAGLFVLFLLPAFPDDALCALAGLSPLRLRTLVVLVAVGRLPTFALAAAAGQNAGAANYEAVALLVGIGVVASAVVYRYRDELAAGVG; encoded by the coding sequence GTGACCGGTCGCCTGTTCGACTCGCCCGCGGCGCGGAACGCGGCGCTCGTCAGAATCGGGGCCGTCGCGGTCGCTTTCGCGGCCGTCGCGGTCGGCGTCGCCGTGTTCGCCCCGCGCCTCGCTAACCCGGCGTGGGTCCGCTCGGCCGTCGAATCGACCGGCCCGTTCGCCCCGCTGGTGTTCGTCGGTATCCAGACGCTTCAGGTGATTCTCGCGCCGATTCCCGGCCAAGCGCTCGCCGCCGTCGGCGGCTATCTGTTCGGGACGGTCGCCGGCACGGCGTACAGCATGGTCGGCGTCGTCGCCGGAAGCGCAATCGTCTTCCTGCTCGCCCGGCGCTTCGGCCGGCCCGCGGTCGAGCGTCTCGTCACCGACGACGCCCTCGCGCGGTTCGACGGCTTCGCCGACCGCCGGGGCACCGCCGGGCTGTTCGTCCTGTTTCTCCTGCCCGCGTTCCCGGACGACGCGCTCTGCGCGCTCGCCGGGCTCTCGCCGCTTCGACTGCGGACGCTCGTCGTCCTCGTCGCCGTCGGTCGCCTGCCGACGTTCGCGCTCGCCGCGGCCGCCGGGCAGAACGCGGGCGCGGCGAACTACGAGGCGGTGGCGCTCCTCGTCGGAATCGGCGTCGTCGCCTCGGCGGTCGTCTACCGCTACCGCGACGAGTTGGCGGCGGGGGTCGGCTGA
- a CDS encoding CehA/McbA family metallohydrolase, with amino-acid sequence MSGRAQGSRGARTLAVDLHVHTDASYDCEMSVEAVLARAAAVGLDAVAITDHDSVGALPRAFDIAHEYGVRVVPGVEVSTADGHLLALGVDDPPATRQPLSETAREVREAGGLAVVPHPFQTFRHGASRRAIRDVDAIEAYNAHTLTGFRNGQARRYARRQGLPGTGGSDAHRPALVGQAYTAVSVEADGGVTTDAILEGIRAGRTVARGTRTTARQYLRKYALNARLKTASFL; translated from the coding sequence ATGAGCGGTCGGGCGCAGGGCTCGCGGGGAGCGCGAACGCTCGCGGTGGACCTCCACGTCCACACCGACGCCTCCTACGACTGCGAGATGTCGGTCGAGGCGGTGTTGGCCCGCGCGGCGGCGGTCGGCCTCGACGCGGTCGCCATCACCGACCACGACTCGGTCGGGGCGCTCCCGCGGGCGTTCGACATCGCCCACGAGTACGGCGTCCGGGTCGTCCCCGGCGTCGAGGTCTCGACGGCCGACGGCCACCTCCTCGCGCTCGGGGTCGACGACCCGCCGGCGACGAGGCAACCGCTCTCGGAGACGGCACGAGAGGTCCGCGAGGCGGGCGGACTCGCGGTCGTGCCGCACCCGTTTCAGACGTTCCGACACGGCGCGTCCCGGCGGGCGATTCGGGACGTTGACGCCATCGAGGCGTACAACGCCCACACGCTCACCGGATTCAGAAACGGACAGGCGCGGCGCTACGCCCGCCGGCAGGGACTCCCGGGCACGGGCGGGAGCGATGCCCACCGGCCCGCGCTGGTCGGACAGGCGTACACGGCCGTCTCGGTCGAGGCGGACGGCGGCGTCACGACGGACGCCATCTTGGAGGGGATTCGCGCCGGGCGAACCGTCGCTCGCGGGACGCGGACGACCGCCCGCCAGTACCTGCGGAAGTACGCGCTGAACGCCCGGCTCAAGACCGCCTCGTTCCTGTGA
- a CDS encoding CDP-alcohol phosphatidyltransferase family protein, which yields MTDELRSAVRGRLDAVDARASEVVRSSTGENMISRLGTADWLSLGALFWAWVGAILFVSGEPNWAIVAVLAGFAFDKADGYYARKTGTASAFGRQIDSFIDIFAYLVSAALLYHVALAPSPAVSAVVGFVVLTFGGLRLIRHNSEGFGDEGGTSYYHGTTVVHTHLVVLANYFLLQFVPPWNGWVAGAIIVAVCPLMTSDYKAYKTDAGHVLVGVAGVLTVVGCLALEFGVV from the coding sequence ATGACGGACGAACTCAGGTCAGCAGTTCGCGGGAGGCTGGACGCGGTCGACGCGCGGGCGAGCGAGGTCGTGCGCTCATCGACGGGGGAGAACATGATTTCGCGGCTCGGGACCGCGGACTGGTTGAGTCTGGGCGCGCTCTTCTGGGCGTGGGTCGGCGCGATACTGTTCGTGTCGGGCGAGCCGAACTGGGCCATCGTGGCCGTCCTCGCCGGCTTCGCCTTCGACAAGGCCGACGGCTACTACGCCCGCAAAACCGGGACCGCCTCGGCGTTCGGCCGACAGATAGACTCGTTTATCGACATCTTCGCGTACCTCGTGTCGGCGGCGCTCCTGTACCACGTCGCGCTCGCGCCCAGCCCGGCCGTGAGCGCCGTCGTCGGCTTCGTCGTCCTCACCTTCGGCGGCCTGCGACTCATCCGCCACAACAGCGAGGGGTTCGGCGACGAGGGCGGCACCTCGTACTACCACGGGACGACGGTCGTCCACACGCACCTCGTCGTGCTGGCGAACTACTTCCTCCTCCAGTTCGTCCCGCCGTGGAACGGCTGGGTCGCGGGCGCGATCATCGTGGCGGTCTGCCCGCTCATGACCTCCGACTACAAGGCGTACAAGACCGACGCGGGGCACGTCCTCGTCGGCGTCGCCGGCGTCCTAACGGTCGTCGGCTGCCTCGCGCTCGAATTCGGCGTGGTATGA
- a CDS encoding GNAT family N-acetyltransferase, with protein MPALWRLTRTETARRVYDALKARGLTATQMDEYVADAAAADTDRDPPSGVEIRALDPAETRRFEGRYDAFSELRDDETAVCAFDAESGGRDGEGGENGEVADSDLVGYLFLGDPGLTYHVHPLEADVTFPGGYVRRVFVAPEARNRGVATALVSRAVAVAGERGAETVHALVARDNRPSQWTFESVSFRVACTRAYYRVGPWRRRRVKPRS; from the coding sequence CCGAGACGGCCCGCCGCGTCTACGACGCGCTCAAGGCCCGCGGCCTCACGGCGACGCAGATGGACGAGTACGTCGCGGACGCCGCCGCGGCGGACACCGACCGCGACCCCCCGTCGGGAGTCGAGATTCGCGCGCTCGACCCCGCGGAGACGCGTCGATTCGAGGGGCGTTACGACGCGTTTTCCGAACTCCGAGACGACGAGACGGCGGTGTGCGCATTCGACGCCGAGAGCGGAGGGAGAGACGGCGAGGGCGGTGAGAACGGTGAAGTCGCGGACTCCGACCTCGTCGGCTACCTCTTCCTCGGTGACCCCGGCCTGACGTACCACGTCCACCCGCTGGAGGCCGACGTGACGTTCCCCGGCGGCTACGTCCGCCGGGTGTTCGTCGCGCCCGAGGCGCGGAACCGCGGCGTCGCCACCGCGCTCGTCTCGCGGGCCGTCGCCGTCGCCGGCGAACGGGGAGCCGAGACGGTCCACGCGCTCGTCGCCCGCGACAACCGACCCTCGCAGTGGACCTTCGAGAGCGTCAGTTTCCGAGTCGCCTGCACCCGGGCGTACTACCGGGTCGGGCCGTGGCGACGCCGGCGCGTCAAACCGCGTTCATAG